One Serinicoccus chungangensis genomic window carries:
- a CDS encoding DEAD/DEAH box helicase, which produces MTGSQQRESSPQAPDPATVLGRFSGPTRAWFEASFAGPTAAQLGAWDAISRREHTLVVAPTGSGKTLSAFLWAIDRIVSEPRPAAATSTPRRPAAARGSSTTSASPSPEPRGRCRVLYVSPLKALAVDVERNLRSPLVGIGHAARRLGSAAPDVSVAVRSGDTPAAERRAFAKDGAEILITTPESLFLLLTSQARSALTGVESVIVDEVHAVAGTKRGTHLALTLDRLDHLLERPAQRIGLSATVRPVEEVARYLAGGRPVTTVQPPSTKSWDLEVVVPIPDMADPGAADRPDAPGAPAAGRSASTPPGSADWEQQDEEQPDQEQDAQDQVGEGPVLPDLDDDGAAPLGTGPVLPDLDGTGPGAEDAWAPAVDPEERASIWPHIERRVADLVSGQTSTLVFTNSRRVAERFTSRLNEEWEDRHPPSAEDHDDDHGTRIDGAGGGGRHTSRTPAQVMAQSGAGGGAAPVLARAHHGSVSKEQRAQIEDALKTGQLPAVVATSSLELGIDMGAVDLVVQVASPPSVASGLQRVGRAGHQVGATSHGVFFPTHRADLVQTAVVVDRMRRGAIEQLAVPTNPLDVLAQQVVAVLAMEDWSVTELFELVRRSASYAALPRSLFDAVLDMLAGRYPGEDFSDLRPRIVWDRVTDTLSARRGAQLLAVTSGGTIPDRGMYAVMLATGEGPGRRVGELDEEMVYESRVGDVFTLGTTSWRIEDITHDQVLVTPAPGQIGRLPFWKGESLGRPAELGAAVGAFVRHVAGQPREAALGELAEQGLDGFAADNLLTYLGDQREAVGHLPDDRTIVVERFRDEIGDWRVVVHSPWGSPVHAPWALCLAARMRERFGADVQALAADDGIVLRLPDLGGWDDAGGTEGSEAARLDAEIAELLTLDPDEVADLVTQEIGGSALFAARFRECAARALLLPRRNPGKRQPLWQQRQRSAQLLEVAARYPTFPIVLEAVRECVQDVYDVDALRELMRRLAAREVRLVSVASQRPSPFASSLLMGYIAQFLYEGDSPLAERRAAALSLDAGLLAELLGRGEGAALRDLLDPEVVARTQAELQRLAPDRQARDPEEVIDLLRVLGPLSRQEVGERTTEEGRAQVEDWLASLLDARRVIEVRIAGEQRVADAQDAARLRDALGVAMPVGVPATFLEGVEDPLGDLVVRHARTHTPFTVDSLASRLGLGTAVVRDAVRRQVSSGRMVMGALAPSGTGEEDVCDAEVLRLLRRRSLAALRQEVEPVDQATYARFLPRWQSVGELRGLDGTVRAVEQLAGARIPASALESLVLPARVVDYSPAMLDELMSSGEVLWQGHGSLPGDDGWVSLHLADTAHLTMTPPPEDVPDGEQDPAGAEGLGEVARGVLEVLERVAGGAYFFRALSDAVGSLDDQQLAGTLWELVWAGRVSADTYAPVRALLSGGRTAHKARRAPSRTGRWSRTSVGLAASRGGGASRPGRPTRSGPPATVGRWSLLPPVETDPTVRALAGAEQLLDRYGVLTRGSVVAEGVPGGFAGVYRVLSGAEEAGRVRRGYVVEGLGAAQFGSSGAIDRLRALSHERRPGSSADGSDQGPEVVLLAATDPASPFGASVPWPERGDDEGSHRPARKAGSMVVLVDGALALYLERGGRRALTMELPPEAAPDVVWPASARALVRAVRRGSVSGLTIATIDGGGALSSSHPLAAALTDAGFHTAPQGLRLRR; this is translated from the coding sequence GTGACCGGCAGCCAGCAGCGGGAGAGCAGCCCCCAGGCCCCGGACCCGGCGACGGTGCTGGGCCGGTTCTCGGGGCCGACCCGGGCCTGGTTCGAGGCGTCCTTCGCCGGGCCCACCGCCGCCCAGCTGGGGGCCTGGGACGCCATCAGCCGCCGGGAGCACACGCTGGTCGTGGCCCCGACCGGCTCCGGCAAGACCCTGTCGGCCTTCCTGTGGGCCATCGACCGGATCGTCAGCGAGCCCCGGCCCGCCGCGGCCACGTCGACGCCCCGCCGCCCGGCGGCCGCCCGGGGGTCGTCGACGACGTCGGCCTCCCCGTCCCCCGAGCCGCGGGGGCGGTGCCGGGTGCTCTACGTCTCCCCGTTGAAGGCGCTCGCCGTCGACGTGGAGCGCAACCTGCGCTCGCCTCTCGTCGGGATCGGCCACGCGGCGCGCCGGCTCGGGAGCGCCGCGCCCGACGTGTCGGTGGCGGTCCGCTCCGGCGACACGCCGGCCGCCGAACGACGGGCCTTCGCCAAGGACGGCGCGGAGATCCTCATCACCACCCCGGAGTCCCTCTTCCTGCTGCTCACCTCGCAGGCCCGCAGCGCCCTCACCGGGGTCGAGTCGGTCATCGTCGACGAGGTCCACGCCGTAGCCGGGACGAAGCGCGGGACCCACCTCGCCCTCACCCTGGACCGCCTCGACCACCTGCTGGAGCGGCCGGCCCAGCGGATCGGGCTCTCCGCCACCGTGCGGCCCGTCGAGGAGGTGGCGCGCTACCTGGCCGGCGGCCGGCCGGTGACGACCGTGCAGCCCCCGTCCACCAAGAGCTGGGACCTCGAGGTGGTCGTGCCCATCCCCGACATGGCCGACCCGGGAGCCGCCGACCGGCCGGACGCCCCCGGTGCGCCGGCCGCCGGCCGCAGCGCCAGCACGCCGCCGGGGAGCGCGGACTGGGAGCAGCAGGACGAGGAGCAGCCCGACCAGGAGCAGGACGCCCAGGACCAGGTGGGCGAGGGCCCGGTCCTGCCGGACCTGGACGACGACGGCGCGGCGCCCCTGGGCACGGGCCCGGTCCTGCCGGACCTCGACGGCACGGGACCGGGGGCCGAGGACGCCTGGGCACCGGCGGTGGACCCCGAGGAGCGCGCCTCCATCTGGCCGCACATCGAGCGCCGGGTCGCCGACCTCGTCTCGGGGCAGACCTCGACGCTCGTCTTCACCAACTCCCGTCGGGTGGCCGAGCGCTTCACCTCGCGCCTCAACGAGGAGTGGGAGGACCGCCACCCGCCGTCCGCCGAGGACCACGACGACGACCACGGGACCCGTATCGACGGCGCGGGAGGCGGCGGACGGCATACCTCCCGGACCCCGGCGCAGGTCATGGCGCAGTCCGGCGCGGGCGGCGGCGCCGCGCCTGTGCTCGCCCGGGCCCACCACGGGTCGGTCAGCAAGGAGCAGCGCGCCCAGATCGAGGACGCCCTCAAGACGGGGCAGCTGCCCGCCGTCGTCGCCACCAGCAGCCTCGAGCTCGGCATCGACATGGGCGCCGTCGACCTCGTCGTGCAGGTCGCGAGCCCGCCCAGCGTCGCCTCCGGGCTGCAGCGGGTCGGGCGCGCCGGGCACCAGGTCGGCGCCACCAGCCACGGCGTCTTCTTCCCCACCCACCGGGCCGACCTGGTGCAGACCGCCGTCGTCGTCGACCGGATGCGGCGCGGCGCGATCGAGCAGCTGGCCGTGCCCACCAACCCGCTCGACGTCCTGGCCCAGCAGGTCGTCGCCGTGCTCGCGATGGAGGACTGGTCGGTCACGGAGCTCTTCGAGCTGGTGCGGCGCAGCGCCTCCTACGCCGCGCTCCCCCGCTCGCTCTTCGACGCCGTCCTCGACATGCTGGCCGGGCGCTACCCCGGCGAGGACTTCTCCGACCTGCGCCCGCGCATCGTGTGGGACCGGGTGACGGACACGCTCAGCGCACGGCGGGGGGCGCAGCTGCTCGCGGTCACCTCCGGGGGCACCATCCCGGACCGCGGCATGTATGCCGTGATGCTCGCCACCGGCGAGGGCCCCGGTCGCCGGGTCGGCGAGCTGGACGAGGAGATGGTCTACGAGTCCCGCGTCGGTGACGTGTTCACCCTGGGCACGACCAGCTGGCGCATCGAGGACATCACCCACGACCAGGTGCTCGTGACCCCGGCGCCGGGGCAGATCGGCCGGCTGCCCTTCTGGAAGGGCGAGTCCCTCGGGCGCCCGGCCGAGCTCGGAGCGGCGGTCGGCGCGTTCGTGCGCCACGTGGCCGGGCAGCCCCGGGAGGCCGCGCTGGGTGAGCTGGCCGAGCAGGGTCTCGACGGCTTCGCCGCCGACAACCTCCTCACCTACCTCGGCGACCAGCGCGAGGCGGTGGGCCACCTGCCCGACGACCGGACCATCGTCGTCGAGCGCTTCCGGGACGAGATCGGCGACTGGCGCGTCGTCGTGCACTCCCCCTGGGGCAGCCCGGTGCACGCCCCCTGGGCGCTGTGCCTGGCCGCGCGGATGCGCGAGCGCTTCGGCGCCGACGTGCAGGCGCTGGCCGCCGACGACGGCATCGTCCTGCGCCTGCCCGACCTCGGCGGGTGGGACGACGCGGGCGGCACGGAGGGGTCGGAGGCGGCCCGGCTGGACGCCGAGATCGCCGAGCTGCTCACCCTCGACCCGGACGAGGTCGCCGACCTCGTGACCCAGGAGATCGGTGGCTCGGCGCTGTTCGCCGCCCGCTTCCGCGAGTGCGCCGCGCGGGCTCTGCTCCTGCCCCGCCGCAACCCCGGCAAGCGGCAGCCCCTGTGGCAGCAGCGGCAGCGCTCCGCGCAGCTGCTCGAGGTGGCCGCGCGCTACCCCACCTTCCCCATCGTGCTGGAGGCGGTGCGCGAGTGCGTCCAGGACGTCTACGACGTGGACGCCCTGCGGGAGCTGATGCGGCGGCTGGCCGCCCGCGAGGTCCGGCTGGTCTCGGTCGCGAGCCAGCGCCCCTCCCCCTTCGCGTCCTCGCTGCTCATGGGCTACATCGCGCAGTTCCTCTACGAGGGGGACTCGCCCCTGGCGGAGCGGCGCGCGGCGGCCCTCTCGCTCGACGCCGGCCTGCTGGCCGAGCTGCTGGGCCGCGGTGAGGGTGCGGCGCTGCGCGACCTCCTGGACCCCGAGGTGGTGGCCCGCACCCAGGCCGAGCTGCAGCGCCTGGCGCCGGACCGCCAGGCGCGCGACCCCGAGGAGGTCATCGACCTCCTGCGGGTGCTCGGGCCGCTCAGCCGGCAGGAGGTCGGCGAGCGCACCACCGAAGAGGGCCGGGCCCAGGTCGAGGACTGGCTGGCCTCACTGCTCGACGCCCGGCGGGTCATCGAGGTGCGCATCGCCGGGGAGCAACGGGTGGCCGACGCCCAGGACGCCGCCCGGCTCCGCGACGCGCTGGGGGTGGCGATGCCGGTCGGGGTGCCGGCGACCTTCCTGGAGGGTGTGGAGGACCCGCTCGGCGACCTGGTCGTCCGGCACGCGCGCACCCATACCCCGTTCACGGTCGACTCGCTGGCCTCCCGCCTGGGGCTCGGCACCGCGGTGGTGCGGGACGCGGTGCGGCGGCAGGTGTCGTCGGGCCGGATGGTGATGGGCGCCCTGGCCCCGTCCGGCACCGGGGAGGAGGACGTCTGCGACGCCGAGGTCCTGCGGCTGCTGCGCCGCCGCTCGTTGGCCGCCCTGCGGCAGGAGGTGGAGCCGGTCGACCAGGCGACCTACGCCCGGTTCCTCCCCCGGTGGCAGTCGGTCGGGGAGCTGCGCGGGCTGGACGGCACGGTGCGCGCGGTCGAGCAGCTGGCCGGGGCCCGCATCCCCGCGTCGGCGCTGGAGTCGCTCGTGCTGCCCGCCCGGGTCGTCGACTACTCCCCCGCGATGCTCGACGAGCTGATGAGCTCGGGCGAGGTGCTGTGGCAGGGGCACGGTTCGCTGCCCGGGGACGACGGGTGGGTCTCGCTGCACCTGGCCGACACCGCCCACCTCACCATGACGCCCCCTCCCGAGGACGTGCCCGACGGGGAGCAGGACCCCGCCGGGGCGGAGGGTCTCGGCGAGGTGGCGCGGGGCGTCCTGGAGGTGCTGGAGCGGGTGGCCGGGGGCGCCTACTTCTTCCGCGCGCTGAGCGACGCCGTGGGCTCCTTGGACGACCAGCAGCTGGCGGGCACGCTCTGGGAGCTGGTCTGGGCGGGACGGGTCAGCGCCGACACCTACGCCCCGGTCCGGGCCCTGCTCTCCGGCGGCCGCACCGCCCACAAGGCCCGTCGCGCCCCGTCCCGGACGGGCCGCTGGTCACGCACCTCCGTGGGCCTGGCGGCCTCGCGTGGTGGCGGCGCCTCCCGCCCGGGTCGTCCGACGCGGTCCGGGCCCCCCGCCACCGTCGGCCGGTGGTCCCTCCTGCCCCCCGTCGAGACGGACCCGACCGTGCGCGCGCTGGCGGGCGCCGAGCAGCTGCTGGACCGCTACGGCGTGCTGACCCGCGGCTCGGTGGTGGCCGAGGGCGTGCCCGGCGGGTTCGCCGGGGTCTACCGCGTGCTGTCCGGGGCCGAGGAGGCCGGGCGGGTCCGCCGCGGGTATGTCGTGGAGGGCCTCGGCGCGGCGCAGTTCGGCAGCAGCGGGGCCATCGACCGGCTCCGCGCCCTCAGCCACGAGCGCCGGCCCGGGTCCTCGGCCGACGGGTCGGACCAGGGCCCCGAGGTCGTCCTGCTCGCGGCGACCGACCCCGCGAGCCCGTTCGGGGCCAGCGTGCCCTGGCCCGAGCGTGGCGACGACGAGGGCTCGCACCGCCCGGCGCGCAAGGCCGGCTCGATGGTCGTCCTGGTGGACGGCGCCCTGGCGCTCTACCTCGAACGCGGCGGCCGTCGGGCGCTCACCATGGAGCTGCCTCCCGAGGCCGCCCCCGACGTGGTCTGGCCCGCTTCGGCCCGCGCCCTCGTCCGCGCCGTCCGCCGCGGGTCGGTCAGCGGCCTGACCATCGCCACGATCGACGGCGGGGGCGCCCTCTCCTCCTCGCACCCGCTCGCCGCCGCCCTGACCGACGCCGGCTTCCACACCGCGCCGCAGGGGTTGCGGCTCCGCCGCTGA
- a CDS encoding phosphotransferase, with amino-acid sequence MHEPPRSVTSDQVLRRVRSLWDSRVVGVEHLAVGFGAWHWRADVPGRDGHPQPGYFVSLDPPWWHSAATLEATYTAAASLGEALPFVHPCVRTSTGRFTIPTGDGSLSLTSWVPGHRPGSLGPEAVRALADLHASRPPEGILTWEPSVGPDLVDHLAEWTRSAWTDGPLGEAARDAVREGAADVRRGLADYLRLVQRLDPQTYVPTHGEPGVHNLWRSDDGRLLLLDWETLRLAPPERDVLAGYASAIPHDPALLELFRLEWQLSEVGSYSDWLRGPHDDDADTRTALDGLRAELNGLRTSTIRSRRAEGSA; translated from the coding sequence GTGCACGAGCCACCCCGCAGCGTCACGTCGGACCAGGTCCTCAGACGGGTCCGCTCCCTGTGGGACAGCCGCGTGGTCGGTGTGGAGCACCTGGCCGTCGGGTTCGGGGCCTGGCACTGGCGCGCCGACGTCCCCGGCCGGGATGGACACCCCCAGCCGGGCTACTTCGTCAGCCTCGACCCTCCGTGGTGGCACTCGGCGGCGACCCTGGAGGCGACGTATACCGCCGCGGCCTCCTTGGGCGAGGCCCTCCCGTTCGTCCATCCGTGCGTGCGGACGTCGACCGGCAGGTTCACCATCCCCACCGGTGACGGCAGCCTCAGCCTGACGTCGTGGGTGCCCGGCCACCGACCAGGATCGCTCGGGCCGGAGGCGGTCCGGGCCCTGGCCGACCTCCATGCGAGCCGGCCGCCGGAGGGGATCCTCACCTGGGAGCCCTCGGTCGGACCAGACCTGGTGGACCACCTCGCGGAGTGGACACGCAGCGCGTGGACAGACGGTCCGCTCGGCGAGGCGGCGCGAGACGCCGTCCGGGAAGGAGCGGCCGACGTCCGACGGGGCCTCGCGGACTACCTCCGGCTCGTCCAGCGTCTCGACCCGCAGACCTACGTGCCGACCCACGGCGAGCCCGGAGTGCACAACCTGTGGCGATCGGACGACGGTCGCCTGCTGCTGCTGGACTGGGAGACCCTGCGTCTCGCACCCCCCGAGCGCGACGTGCTCGCGGGCTATGCCTCCGCGATCCCCCACGACCCGGCGTTGCTGGAGCTCTTCCGGCTGGAGTGGCAGCTGAGCGAGGTCGGCTCCTACAGCGACTGGCTCCGTGGCCCCCACGACGACGACGCGGACACCCGCACCGCCCTGGACGGGCTGCGCGCGGAGCTGAACGGCCTGCGGACGTCGACTATCCGGTCGCGCCGGGCGGAGGGGAGCGCCTAG
- a CDS encoding ATP-binding cassette domain-containing protein yields the protein MSVTSHLPSGDAAGPLHLRVDGVSKSFPTRRVLTDVSLVVPSGGRACLIGENGSGKSTLLRIVAGLTAPDAGQVQAPGTVGLHHQEVPFDLGLTVVEVLEDAVAAVRRLADRVEHAAAALARAEPGAGAALDAAIEDARRHAAWDVEHRADQVVDGLGLDSLHRGRRAGELSGGQLSRLSLAWTLLRSPDTLLLDEPTNHLDDAGTALLADLLRSWSGPVLLASHDRAFLDEVATTVLDLDPTPLPQARIVADDDSPGSGYGLTRYTGSYTAYLQQRREDRRRWVRRHRDEQAELARLRRKVADDHTVGHADRGPRTEARASRKFYADRNARVVARRVNDASTALERLERQQVRRPPALLRFRGLGAPAGAAAGRTGDEPVLRVAGAGVHGRLAPLSLVVPAHGRLLVTGANGAGKSTLLALLAGTLPPASGRVVRAPGLGVGLLAQEPVPRLTGETARAAYARAVGRELAARRPLAGFGLLADRDLDRPVAELSVGQRRRLDLAVVLADPPDLLLLDEPTNHLSLLLVSELELALPTYPGAVVVASHDRWLREDWVGGRLHLGEPAHVQSATAEGTLSG from the coding sequence ATGTCCGTCACCTCTCACCTGCCGTCCGGCGACGCCGCCGGCCCGCTCCACCTCCGGGTGGACGGGGTGTCCAAGTCCTTCCCCACCCGTCGGGTGCTGACCGACGTGTCGCTCGTCGTGCCCTCCGGCGGACGGGCCTGCCTCATCGGCGAGAACGGCTCCGGCAAGTCGACGCTGCTGCGGATCGTGGCCGGACTGACCGCACCGGACGCCGGCCAGGTCCAGGCGCCCGGCACCGTGGGCCTGCACCACCAGGAGGTGCCCTTCGACCTCGGGCTCACCGTGGTCGAGGTGCTGGAGGACGCCGTCGCCGCGGTCCGCCGACTGGCCGACCGGGTCGAGCACGCGGCCGCGGCGCTGGCCCGTGCGGAGCCCGGCGCCGGTGCTGCGCTCGACGCGGCGATCGAGGACGCCCGCCGGCACGCCGCCTGGGACGTCGAGCACCGCGCCGACCAGGTCGTCGACGGCCTGGGGCTGGACTCCCTGCACCGCGGCCGACGCGCCGGAGAGCTGTCCGGTGGTCAGCTCTCGCGGCTCTCGCTCGCCTGGACGCTGCTGCGCTCGCCGGACACCCTGCTGCTCGACGAGCCGACCAACCACCTCGACGACGCCGGCACCGCGCTGCTCGCCGACCTGCTCCGCTCCTGGTCCGGGCCGGTGCTGCTGGCCAGCCACGACCGGGCTTTCCTCGACGAGGTGGCCACCACCGTGCTGGACCTCGACCCGACACCCCTGCCGCAGGCCCGGATCGTCGCCGACGACGACTCGCCGGGGTCCGGGTACGGCCTGACGCGCTACACCGGGAGCTACACGGCATACCTGCAGCAGCGCCGGGAGGACCGGCGGCGCTGGGTGCGGCGGCACCGGGACGAGCAGGCCGAGCTGGCGCGGCTGCGGCGCAAGGTCGCCGACGACCACACGGTCGGCCACGCCGACCGTGGCCCCCGCACCGAGGCCCGCGCGAGCAGGAAGTTCTACGCCGACCGCAACGCCAGGGTGGTGGCCCGGCGGGTCAACGACGCGAGCACCGCGCTCGAGCGCCTCGAGCGCCAGCAGGTGCGCCGCCCGCCCGCGCTCCTGCGCTTCCGCGGTCTGGGAGCACCGGCGGGTGCTGCGGCCGGACGCACCGGCGACGAGCCGGTGTTGCGGGTCGCGGGTGCGGGCGTCCACGGACGGCTCGCACCCCTGTCCCTGGTCGTGCCGGCCCACGGGCGGCTGCTGGTCACCGGCGCGAACGGTGCGGGCAAGTCCACGCTGCTCGCCCTCCTGGCCGGGACGCTGCCCCCGGCCTCCGGCCGGGTGGTCCGGGCGCCCGGCCTCGGCGTCGGCCTCCTCGCCCAGGAGCCCGTGCCGCGGCTGACCGGTGAGACGGCCCGTGCGGCGTACGCACGGGCGGTCGGTCGCGAGCTGGCCGCCCGGCGACCGCTGGCCGGCTTCGGGCTCCTCGCCGACCGCGACCTCGACCGACCGGTGGCCGAGCTGTCGGTCGGTCAGCGGCGGCGCCTCGACCTGGCCGTGGTCCTCGCGGACCCGCCGGACCTGCTGCTGCTGGACGAGCCGACCAACCACCTGTCCCTGCTGCTGGTCTCCGAGCTCGAGCTGGCGCTGCCCACCTATCCGGGGGCGGTGGTCGTCGCCAGCCACGACCGGTGGCTCCGGGAGGACTGGGTGGGTGGGCGACTGCACCTCGGCGAGCCGGCCCACGTGCAGTCCGCCACGGCGGAGGGGACACTGTCCGGGTGA
- a CDS encoding ROK family protein, whose product MRAPDITRRTGLNRTVLLRPGAPWHGRPAGRVLGATGLSATVVAAASEADVPVADAPLLELDRALTAGEAWAQGVAEAWVDALAHLLGTLHTPTATDRQARAEWAEADWARWEAACRVVLCGGVVAGELGSRASDDPRLRVHGAEVAVDPARAPLRGLATGLGDDVALVLDLGHSSIKAAPVRHGTLGPTVRVAVPWRPFDTSTWPTPAAVLDLVADASRRALPAEHARGRLPVRVAVANYVVDGRLDEDETYGTLARTDEDPRGVLADALSTRLGRPVEVDLLVNDGAAAALSVGSHRPAAAVISIGTSLGLGFVDA is encoded by the coding sequence GTGAGGGCACCCGACATCACCCGGCGCACGGGTCTGAACCGGACGGTGCTGCTGCGCCCGGGCGCGCCGTGGCACGGTCGGCCGGCGGGACGGGTGCTCGGCGCCACCGGGCTGTCCGCGACCGTCGTGGCCGCGGCGTCCGAGGCCGACGTGCCGGTGGCAGACGCGCCGCTGCTCGAGCTGGACCGTGCCCTCACCGCCGGTGAGGCGTGGGCCCAGGGGGTCGCGGAGGCGTGGGTCGACGCGCTGGCGCACCTGCTGGGGACCCTCCACACCCCTACCGCCACCGACCGCCAGGCCCGCGCCGAGTGGGCCGAGGCGGACTGGGCCCGCTGGGAGGCCGCCTGCCGTGTCGTGCTGTGCGGCGGCGTCGTCGCCGGTGAGCTGGGGTCACGGGCCTCCGACGACCCGCGGCTGCGGGTACACGGGGCGGAGGTGGCGGTCGACCCGGCACGGGCCCCCCTCCGGGGGCTCGCGACCGGCCTGGGCGACGACGTCGCCCTCGTCCTGGACCTGGGTCACTCCAGCATCAAGGCTGCCCCCGTCCGCCACGGCACGCTCGGGCCCACCGTGAGGGTCGCGGTGCCCTGGAGGCCCTTCGACACGAGCACCTGGCCGACCCCCGCCGCCGTGCTGGACCTCGTGGCCGACGCGTCGCGGCGGGCGCTCCCGGCCGAGCACGCGAGGGGCAGGCTGCCGGTCCGCGTCGCCGTCGCCAACTACGTGGTGGACGGCCGGCTGGACGAGGACGAGACCTACGGCACCCTCGCCCGTACCGACGAGGACCCCCGCGGCGTCCTCGCCGACGCGCTGTCGACCCGGCTGGGTCGGCCGGTCGAGGTCGACCTGCTGGTCAACGACGGAGCGGCCGCCGCCCTGTCCGTGGGGTCCCACCGCCCGGCGGCCGCGGTCATCAGCATCGGCACGTCGCTCGGGCTGGGGTTCGTCGATGCCTGA
- a CDS encoding DNA-formamidopyrimidine glycosylase family protein, producing MPEGDAVWRTARRLHTALAGEVLEGSDVRVPAHATADLSGRRTLEVVPRGKHLLHRVEGDVTVHSHLRMEGSWRVHPVARRHALARRHTVRILVWTGRRVAVGDSLGMLELVRTSEEHRVVGHLGPDLLDPAYDAELALTNVRSDPTRTITEACLDQRNVAGMGTIFTAEPLFLLGINPWTPVGELAEEQVCELLALARRLLVVSCRAGRTTITGRADVNEDDAWVHGRMGLPCKRCGTTIRLAPIGRQPQERVMFSCPRCQGGRAPTDDGRPQSPLGHGRRPTY from the coding sequence ATGCCTGAGGGGGACGCGGTCTGGCGGACGGCCCGACGCCTGCACACGGCCCTGGCCGGCGAGGTCCTCGAGGGGTCCGACGTGCGGGTCCCCGCCCACGCCACGGCCGACCTCTCCGGACGGCGCACCCTCGAGGTCGTGCCGCGCGGCAAGCACCTGCTGCACCGGGTCGAGGGTGACGTCACCGTGCACAGCCACCTGCGGATGGAGGGGTCCTGGCGGGTCCACCCGGTGGCGCGCCGGCACGCGCTGGCGCGACGGCATACCGTGCGGATCCTGGTGTGGACCGGGCGCCGGGTCGCCGTCGGGGACTCCCTCGGGATGCTTGAGCTGGTCCGCACCAGCGAGGAGCACCGCGTGGTCGGCCACCTCGGTCCCGACCTGCTGGACCCGGCCTACGACGCCGAGCTCGCGCTGACCAACGTGCGCTCGGACCCCACGCGGACCATCACCGAGGCGTGCCTCGACCAGCGCAACGTGGCGGGGATGGGCACGATCTTCACCGCCGAGCCGCTCTTCCTGCTCGGCATCAACCCGTGGACCCCGGTGGGTGAGCTGGCCGAGGAGCAGGTGTGCGAGCTGCTCGCCCTAGCCCGTCGCCTGCTGGTGGTCAGCTGCCGGGCCGGCCGGACGACCATCACCGGCCGGGCTGACGTCAACGAGGACGACGCCTGGGTGCACGGACGCATGGGCCTGCCCTGCAAGCGCTGCGGGACGACCATCCGGCTCGCGCCGATCGGCCGCCAGCCCCAGGAGCGCGTGATGTTCTCCTGCCCCCGCTGCCAGGGCGGTCGCGCGCCGACCGACGACGGGCGCCCGCAGTCACCCCTCGGCCACGGGCGGCGACCGACCTACTGA
- a CDS encoding DUF6395 domain-containing protein, giving the protein MHLDIDHEPGRVRFTLTPGAGEPVTRQGGLARHTASFAVTVAPRSVHPDLLVLSAVLCARPWIRRQTPVTSTLAGSPALAEALRSGPGLRLGSVDPALSPRSRPEAGVPGLCFSGGTDSVATLAVMPETTRSYHLLRRAPEGERRATMFDTRAAQESCDVVRRHGRRIDVVGSDVEYLRESMGFPHDFTTAVPLLLHADRDQLDVVAWGAPLEATYRLQRGHYRDVADSPFVAEWGPVFAAVGLPVCLPIAGVSELVTSRIVHTHALGTAAQSCVRGPRLGSPCGRCAKCARKTLLAGAVTGRWPSASALERQWRGAEPRAHLLADPIKVEPVVAHAVHRYLADGGDSALLRLVAAKVGPDPLTWLPRSFDPALELVPEPYRHDVADWLHRVAPPMSPAEEQAVRDYDVRDEDRAAAQQALVDWFEAHPPQERWSRMRGRVRREARARVRRARDAVRRLRPGTRA; this is encoded by the coding sequence ATGCACCTCGACATCGACCACGAGCCCGGCCGGGTGCGGTTCACCCTGACGCCGGGTGCCGGCGAGCCCGTGACACGCCAGGGTGGGCTGGCCCGGCATACCGCGTCGTTCGCGGTCACCGTCGCACCGCGCAGCGTGCACCCGGACCTGCTCGTCCTGTCCGCCGTGCTGTGCGCCCGACCCTGGATCCGCCGCCAGACGCCGGTGACCTCCACCCTGGCGGGCAGCCCTGCCCTCGCCGAGGCCCTGCGTTCCGGGCCCGGGCTGCGGCTGGGGTCGGTCGACCCCGCCCTGTCCCCCCGGTCCAGGCCGGAGGCAGGGGTGCCCGGCCTGTGCTTCAGCGGCGGGACCGACAGCGTCGCCACGCTCGCCGTGATGCCCGAGACCACCCGCTCCTACCACCTGCTCCGACGGGCGCCCGAGGGCGAGCGCCGGGCCACGATGTTCGACACCCGCGCCGCGCAGGAGTCCTGCGACGTCGTCCGGCGGCACGGACGACGCATCGACGTCGTCGGCAGCGACGTGGAGTACCTGCGCGAGTCCATGGGCTTCCCGCACGACTTCACCACCGCGGTCCCGCTCCTGCTGCACGCGGACCGCGACCAGCTGGACGTCGTCGCCTGGGGCGCCCCCCTGGAGGCGACCTACCGGCTGCAGCGCGGTCACTACCGTGACGTCGCCGACTCACCCTTCGTCGCCGAGTGGGGCCCGGTCTTCGCGGCCGTCGGGCTCCCGGTGTGCCTGCCCATCGCCGGTGTCTCCGAGCTGGTGACGAGCCGGATCGTCCACACCCACGCGCTGGGGACGGCGGCGCAGTCGTGCGTGCGCGGCCCCCGGCTGGGCTCGCCCTGCGGCCGCTGCGCGAAGTGTGCCCGCAAGACCCTGCTCGCGGGTGCCGTGACCGGCCGGTGGCCCTCGGCGTCCGCGCTGGAGCGCCAGTGGCGCGGCGCCGAGCCGCGGGCGCACCTGCTCGCCGACCCGATCAAGGTGGAGCCGGTCGTCGCCCACGCCGTCCACCGCTACCTCGCCGACGGCGGCGACAGCGCGCTGCTGCGCCTGGTCGCCGCCAAGGTCGGCCCGGACCCGCTGACGTGGCTGCCCCGCTCCTTCGACCCGGCGCTGGAGCTGGTCCCGGAGCCCTACCGGCACGACGTCGCGGACTGGCTGCACCGCGTCGCCCCACCGATGAGCCCCGCCGAGGAGCAGGCGGTCCGCGACTACGACGTCCGGGACGAGGACCGGGCGGCGGCGCAGCAGGCCCTGGTCGACTGGTTCGAGGCCCACCCGCCGCAGGAGCGGTGGTCGCGGATGCGGGGGCGGGTGCGCCGGGAGGCGCGGGCCCGGGTGCGGCGGGCTCGCGACGCGGTCCGCCGCCTCCGCCCCGGCACCCGCGCCTGA